In Streptomyces longhuiensis, the following proteins share a genomic window:
- a CDS encoding serine/threonine-protein kinase, with amino-acid sequence MNEAREVFEPLAADDPHRVAGYQIAARLGAGGMGRVYLSHTQGGRPVAIKVVRLELADDPDFRRRFRREMEAARRVRGAYTAELIDGDADAAPPWLATLYVPGPSLAEAVARRGPLPLPALLWLTAGVAEALQAIHAAGIVHRDLKPSNVLLAADGPRVIDFGISLAADGTSYTATGATIGTPQFMAPEQASAGPVSAATDVFSLGQTIAFAALGEPLYGNGPAVSVLYRIVHSDPDLSVLPPELRPLLARCLAADPAERATLAEIVAWCRERLGQDADAGAVWREVTGPEITVPAPAPAPPTPPQMGPTLAHTRPPVGPNSPWQEPSWAAPPPRSRRAKLLTGAAVTAGVLVLSVLAWTVMDATGTFDGGRGGDKSAKGSHTGTSTGASTSPSPSVSASASKLGAGTGTGSSGVDASSSPVATPYPMQWLDEKNSLSIKDGADRKDRKGDIRFTCAKEQSCALETTTSTIAPVYGKPGTTLDDCRAWLAGKGADTRLPLAIITTGSEICFKHPDGYIGLFVVETKSTALPKSGDSFLTGALTVWRAS; translated from the coding sequence ATGAACGAAGCCAGAGAGGTGTTCGAGCCGCTGGCGGCAGACGATCCGCACCGGGTGGCCGGATACCAGATCGCCGCGCGACTCGGGGCTGGCGGCATGGGGCGGGTCTATCTGTCGCACACCCAGGGCGGCCGCCCTGTGGCCATCAAGGTCGTACGTCTCGAACTGGCCGACGACCCCGACTTCCGGCGGCGCTTCCGCCGCGAGATGGAGGCGGCGCGGCGTGTGCGGGGCGCGTACACCGCCGAGCTGATCGACGGCGACGCGGACGCCGCGCCGCCCTGGCTGGCGACGCTGTACGTGCCCGGCCCCTCTCTCGCAGAGGCCGTGGCCCGGCGCGGCCCACTGCCGCTGCCCGCGCTCCTGTGGCTGACGGCCGGGGTGGCCGAGGCGCTGCAGGCGATCCACGCGGCGGGCATCGTGCACCGTGACCTGAAGCCGTCGAACGTGCTGCTGGCCGCCGACGGCCCCCGCGTCATCGACTTCGGCATCTCGCTCGCCGCGGACGGCACGTCGTACACCGCCACCGGCGCCACCATCGGCACCCCGCAGTTCATGGCGCCCGAACAGGCGTCCGCGGGTCCGGTCTCGGCGGCCACGGACGTCTTCTCGCTGGGTCAGACGATCGCCTTCGCGGCACTCGGCGAACCGCTGTACGGCAACGGCCCCGCGGTCAGCGTGCTCTACCGGATCGTCCACTCCGACCCCGACCTGTCCGTACTGCCTCCGGAACTGCGCCCGCTGCTCGCCCGCTGCCTCGCCGCCGATCCGGCGGAGCGGGCCACGTTGGCGGAGATCGTCGCGTGGTGCCGGGAGCGGCTCGGGCAGGACGCGGACGCCGGTGCGGTATGGCGCGAGGTCACCGGCCCGGAGATCACGGTCCCGGCACCGGCCCCTGCACCCCCGACTCCTCCTCAGATGGGCCCCACCCTGGCGCACACGCGACCGCCCGTGGGCCCGAACTCGCCCTGGCAGGAGCCGAGTTGGGCCGCCCCACCACCCCGCAGCCGACGCGCGAAGCTGCTCACCGGTGCGGCGGTGACGGCGGGGGTGCTGGTGCTCTCGGTCCTGGCGTGGACGGTGATGGACGCGACGGGGACGTTCGACGGCGGCCGGGGCGGTGACAAGTCTGCGAAAGGGTCCCATACGGGCACTTCGACGGGGGCATCGACATCACCGTCACCGTCGGTGTCCGCGTCGGCATCCAAGCTCGGAGCGGGAACCGGAACGGGATCCAGCGGCGTCGACGCCTCCTCGTCACCCGTGGCAACCCCGTACCCCATGCAGTGGCTGGACGAGAAGAACTCACTGAGCATCAAGGACGGTGCAGATCGGAAGGACCGCAAGGGGGACATCCGCTTCACCTGCGCCAAGGAGCAGAGCTGCGCGCTGGAGACCACCACCAGCACGATCGCCCCGGTGTACGGCAAACCGGGCACCACCCTTGACGACTGCCGCGCCTGGCTCGCCGGCAAGGGCGCCGACACGCGCCTGCCGCTCGCCATCATCACGACCGGCAGCGAGATCTGCTTCAAACACCCTGACGGCTACATCGGCCTGTTCGTGGTCGAGACGAAGTCGACCGCACTCCCGAAGAGCGGGGACAGCTTCCTGACCGGGGCATTGACGGTGTGGCGGGCCTCTTAA
- a CDS encoding glutaredoxin domain-containing protein yields MMRAWILPMLLVLSGSAVATGQIFRGSPGAAAALLLAFLTLAGVNSPLIFPRSIGAQEAQRRSAVDGRPVVFWRPGCKYCIRLRIRLGRSARQLHWVNIWRDPAAAAAVRAVNDGNETVPTVVVGGQPHTNPDPAWVREQLPSSA; encoded by the coding sequence ATGATGCGCGCTTGGATCCTGCCGATGCTGCTTGTGCTCAGCGGCTCAGCTGTCGCGACCGGGCAGATCTTCAGGGGGAGCCCCGGCGCAGCCGCAGCACTCCTGCTGGCGTTCCTGACGCTCGCCGGCGTGAACTCACCCCTGATCTTCCCGAGGTCGATCGGCGCGCAGGAGGCACAACGCCGCAGCGCGGTCGACGGCCGACCAGTCGTCTTCTGGCGGCCGGGCTGCAAGTACTGCATACGACTGCGCATCCGGCTGGGCCGCAGCGCCCGCCAGCTGCACTGGGTCAACATCTGGCGCGACCCGGCAGCAGCCGCAGCGGTGAGAGCCGTCAACGACGGCAACGAGACCGTGCCGACGGTCGTCGTGGGGGGCCAGCCACACACCAACCCCGATCCCGCATGGGTGCGCGAACAACTCCCCTCGTCAGCGTGA
- a CDS encoding helix-turn-helix transcriptional regulator: MANTSSRTLKLLSLLQTHRHWPGLELADRLGVSERTLRRDVDRLRELGYPVSAARGTDGGYQLAPGAVLPPLLLDDEEAVALAVGIGDAAQSGIAEMEDASLRALTKVVQVLPPRLKARVDALRAMTVSAAASGPVVAAGVLTAVAQACRDEERLRFGYTSRGNAPTEREVEPHRVVALGGRWYLVAYDLDRHDWRSFRLDRLTGPTATGARFRPRLLPAEDAVAFVQTASGAPAPYTVEALVHAPSARVRQVVGQWGTIEALGQDSCRLTMTSTSLDWPTQALGNVGAEFEVLGPPEFAAHVQEWGARFLRATRAAE, encoded by the coding sequence ATGGCCAACACCAGCTCACGGACCCTCAAACTGCTCTCCCTGCTGCAGACCCACCGACACTGGCCCGGCCTGGAACTGGCCGACCGGCTCGGAGTCTCCGAGCGGACCCTGCGCCGAGACGTCGACCGGCTGCGCGAACTCGGCTACCCGGTCAGCGCGGCCCGGGGCACGGACGGCGGCTACCAGCTTGCGCCCGGCGCTGTCCTTCCCCCGCTGCTGCTGGACGACGAGGAGGCGGTGGCACTCGCGGTGGGCATCGGCGACGCGGCACAGAGCGGGATCGCAGAGATGGAGGATGCGTCCCTGCGCGCCCTCACCAAGGTGGTGCAGGTCCTGCCGCCCCGGCTGAAGGCCAGAGTGGACGCCCTGCGCGCGATGACCGTTTCCGCTGCCGCTTCCGGGCCGGTCGTCGCAGCAGGGGTGCTCACCGCAGTCGCCCAGGCATGCCGGGACGAGGAACGGCTGCGGTTCGGCTACACATCCAGGGGCAACGCACCCACCGAGCGCGAGGTCGAACCGCACCGCGTCGTCGCCCTCGGCGGGCGCTGGTACCTGGTCGCCTACGACCTGGACCGCCACGACTGGCGCAGTTTCCGCCTCGACCGGCTGACCGGGCCGACGGCGACCGGCGCCCGCTTCCGGCCCCGCCTGCTTCCGGCCGAGGACGCCGTGGCCTTCGTCCAGACGGCGAGCGGGGCCCCGGCTCCGTATACGGTCGAGGCCCTCGTCCACGCGCCGTCCGCACGGGTTCGGCAGGTGGTCGGCCAGTGGGGCACGATCGAGGCACTCGGCCAGGACAGCTGCCGGCTCACCATGACCTCGACCTCCCTCGACTGGCCGACCCAGGCACTGGGCAACGTGGGCGCCGAGTTCGAGGTCCTGGGGCCGCCGGAGTTCGCCGCGCACGTCCAGGAGTGGGGGGCCCGCTTCCTCCGGGCGACCCGCGCAGCCGAGTGA
- a CDS encoding MDR family NADP-dependent oxidoreductase → MISREIQLAAQISGVPTLDHFTVAKTEVDGEVLVRTDQVGLAATYLELMRADCTLPVPAWQPGRRVGVAATGTVVRSDSPELAVGDLVQSMAGWSEYSAGPAAEYVKLDRTLFADPGYHLGQGPTAYYGMADVAAVGEGDVVFVSGAAGGVGSLAGQIARCLGAARVIGSAGSPAKVDYLVNELGYDAAFDYHDGSAADRLRELAPEGISVFFDVVGGEQYDAALQAARPGARFALCGSLSSQLGDAAERFPKPDRAAAEAKGIKLLPFSCYHTPDQIAAWKEHFSTWLGEGRFIYPQTVVDGGIEDVPRAFLSLLQGSYRGNVSVRLA, encoded by the coding sequence ATGATCAGCCGTGAGATTCAACTGGCCGCGCAGATCAGCGGCGTCCCGACCCTCGACCATTTCACCGTCGCCAAGACCGAGGTGGACGGCGAGGTCCTGGTGCGTACCGACCAGGTCGGGCTCGCCGCGACATACCTGGAGCTGATGCGGGCCGACTGCACCCTCCCGGTGCCGGCCTGGCAGCCGGGCCGGCGGGTGGGAGTGGCCGCCACCGGCACGGTGGTCCGGTCCGACAGCCCCGAGCTCGCGGTCGGCGACCTGGTCCAGTCGATGGCTGGTTGGAGCGAGTACTCGGCGGGTCCGGCCGCCGAGTACGTCAAGCTCGACCGCACTCTCTTCGCCGACCCCGGCTACCACCTCGGACAGGGGCCGACCGCCTACTACGGGATGGCCGATGTGGCGGCCGTCGGCGAGGGCGATGTGGTGTTCGTCTCCGGTGCTGCGGGCGGGGTCGGCTCGCTGGCCGGACAGATCGCCAGATGTCTCGGTGCAGCACGGGTGATCGGCAGTGCCGGGAGCCCGGCGAAGGTCGACTACCTCGTCAACGAGCTCGGCTACGACGCCGCGTTCGACTACCACGACGGCTCCGCGGCCGACCGGCTGCGGGAGCTCGCGCCCGAGGGCATCTCGGTGTTCTTCGACGTTGTCGGCGGCGAGCAGTACGACGCCGCGCTGCAGGCGGCCCGGCCCGGGGCGCGCTTCGCCCTGTGCGGCTCACTGTCGAGCCAGCTAGGCGACGCGGCCGAACGCTTCCCGAAGCCCGACCGCGCGGCGGCCGAGGCGAAGGGCATCAAGCTTCTGCCGTTCTCCTGCTACCACACACCGGATCAGATCGCGGCCTGGAAAGAGCACTTCAGCACGTGGCTGGGCGAGGGCCGCTTCATCTACCCGCAGACGGTCGTCGACGGCGGGATCGAGGACGTGCCGCGGGCGTTCCTCTCGCTGCTTCAGGGTTCCTACCGGGGCAATGTCTCGGTGCGGCTGGCGTGA
- a CDS encoding VOC family protein, translated as MSTIQPVIVTANQDNLFGFYTKLFGAEEIFRVPAEGPAFYLGLRIGDTDLGLVAKADPGTGAASRILLSIGVDDVDETLSRVAALGGSVRGGPNDMPWGQRVAHIQDPDGNPVNLTQPIPAR; from the coding sequence ATGTCCACCATCCAGCCAGTGATCGTGACTGCCAACCAGGACAATCTGTTCGGCTTCTATACGAAATTGTTCGGCGCTGAGGAGATCTTTCGGGTACCGGCGGAAGGCCCGGCCTTCTACCTCGGCTTGCGCATCGGCGACACCGACCTCGGGCTGGTGGCCAAGGCGGACCCGGGGACCGGGGCTGCGTCGCGGATCCTGCTCAGCATCGGTGTCGATGACGTCGACGAGACGCTCAGCCGGGTGGCGGCGCTGGGCGGCTCGGTCCGCGGCGGCCCCAACGACATGCCGTGGGGACAGCGCGTCGCCCACATCCAGGACCCCGACGGCAACCCGGTCAACCTCACTCAGCCGATCCCGGCCCGGTGA
- a CDS encoding VOC family protein — protein MMSIKKFQVTFDCAEPERLARFWCEVLGYVVPPPPQGFATWDDFNRSLPPERQDSWFACSDPSGVGPRLYFQRVPEGKAAKNRLHLDVRVGTGLVGEERLAVLEAECARLLSLGAVHVQTLYDGNDSCIPMQDIEGNEFCID, from the coding sequence GTGATGTCGATCAAGAAGTTCCAAGTCACCTTCGACTGCGCAGAACCTGAGCGCCTCGCTCGTTTCTGGTGCGAGGTGTTGGGGTACGTCGTGCCCCCGCCACCGCAGGGGTTTGCCACTTGGGACGATTTCAATCGCTCGCTGCCGCCTGAGCGGCAGGACTCATGGTTTGCCTGCAGTGATCCCTCAGGTGTGGGCCCGCGACTGTATTTCCAGCGCGTCCCCGAAGGGAAGGCCGCCAAGAACCGGCTGCATCTTGACGTGCGGGTCGGCACCGGGCTCGTGGGTGAAGAGCGCCTCGCCGTACTTGAGGCCGAGTGCGCGCGACTGCTTTCGCTTGGCGCGGTACATGTCCAAACGCTGTATGACGGCAACGATTCGTGCATTCCGATGCAGGACATCGAGGGCAACGAGTTCTGTATCGACTGA
- the sigJ gene encoding RNA polymerase sigma factor SigJ: METTGGNEKPPTRSDEDLLEPERRNLTNVAYRLLGSLTEAEDAVQEAYTRWFALPAPRRDAISSPHAWLTTVVSRICLDQLRSARMRRERYVGPWIPEPLPVRAEWSRLTLGSTASDPADQITLDESVEMAFLIILDSMTPAERVAFMLHDVFRLPFNDVAEIVGRTPGACRELASKARHRVTAAHNRGTGAPRRAAIIREFRQAWQAKDINALVTLLDPSVTAAADGGGRAMASPVPVQGREAVAQFLVHLANLAGRLDLLERTVNGQPGLVAMNGNNVLTVYAFDIDDAHIQRIWAIRNPDKLRSWANRPA; the protein is encoded by the coding sequence ATGGAGACCACAGGCGGAAACGAAAAGCCCCCGACGCGTTCGGACGAGGACCTGCTCGAGCCCGAACGCCGCAATCTCACGAATGTCGCCTACCGTCTCCTCGGCTCACTGACCGAGGCGGAAGATGCCGTACAGGAGGCCTACACCCGCTGGTTCGCGCTCCCCGCGCCGCGCCGCGACGCGATCTCCTCTCCACACGCCTGGCTGACCACCGTGGTGAGCCGGATCTGTCTCGACCAACTCCGTTCGGCACGCATGCGCCGCGAACGGTACGTCGGCCCATGGATACCCGAACCGCTCCCCGTGCGAGCGGAATGGAGCCGGCTCACACTCGGCTCGACCGCGAGTGACCCGGCCGACCAGATCACGCTGGATGAATCCGTCGAGATGGCCTTCCTGATCATCCTGGACTCCATGACGCCGGCCGAGCGGGTCGCTTTCATGCTGCACGATGTGTTCCGACTGCCGTTCAACGACGTGGCCGAGATCGTCGGCCGCACACCAGGGGCCTGCCGCGAACTGGCCTCCAAAGCCCGTCATCGGGTAACCGCCGCCCACAACCGCGGTACGGGAGCGCCCCGGCGTGCCGCGATCATCCGCGAGTTCCGGCAGGCATGGCAGGCCAAAGACATCAATGCCCTCGTCACGCTCCTCGACCCGTCAGTCACTGCAGCCGCCGACGGCGGTGGACGCGCAATGGCGTCACCGGTTCCCGTCCAAGGCCGCGAAGCAGTCGCACAGTTCCTGGTGCACCTGGCGAACCTCGCCGGCCGGCTCGACCTTCTCGAGCGCACCGTCAACGGCCAGCCCGGCCTCGTCGCGATGAACGGCAACAACGTACTGACCGTCTACGCGTTCGACATTGACGACGCCCACATCCAACGCATCTGGGCAATCCGCAACCCGGACAAGCTGCGCTCATGGGCCAACCGACCCGCTTGA
- a CDS encoding VOC family protein, whose translation MSSTSHTLHLTARGTDEASGWYQKAFGAEELTRLVVPDGRLIHVQLRIGTLTLMLADEFPELKSFGPQHYDGTYSAIYLHVDDVTAAWQQAVHAGATVIRPLNDTYWGQREGQLLDPFGHRWGLTQHLRDVPLPELQELTTQAFTQHR comes from the coding sequence ATGTCGTCTACTTCCCACACCTTGCACCTCACGGCTCGCGGCACGGACGAGGCATCCGGCTGGTATCAGAAAGCCTTCGGAGCCGAAGAGCTCACCAGGCTCGTGGTACCCGACGGCCGGCTCATCCACGTCCAACTCCGCATCGGAACACTCACCCTCATGCTGGCCGACGAGTTCCCCGAACTGAAATCCTTCGGACCCCAGCACTACGACGGCACCTACAGCGCCATCTACCTGCACGTCGACGATGTCACGGCCGCCTGGCAACAGGCCGTCCACGCCGGCGCCACCGTCATCCGCCCGCTCAACGACACCTACTGGGGCCAGCGAGAAGGACAACTCCTCGATCCCTTCGGTCACCGATGGGGACTGACCCAACACCTCCGCGACGTCCCGCTACCCGAACTTCAAGAACTCACAACCCAAGCATTCACACAGCACAGGTGA